In Ochotona princeps isolate mOchPri1 chromosome 21, mOchPri1.hap1, whole genome shotgun sequence, a single genomic region encodes these proteins:
- the IL17RD gene encoding interleukin-17 receptor D, with protein MAPWLQLCSVFFTVNACLNGSQLAVAAGGSGRARGADTCGWRGVGPASRSSGLHNLTFRYDNCTTYLNPVGKHVIADAQNITISQYACHDQVAVTILWSPGAFGIEFLKGFRVILEELKSEGRQCQQLILKDPKQLNSSFRRMGMESQPFLNMKFETDYFVKIVPFPSTKNESNYHPFFFRTRACDLLLQPDNLACKPFWKPRNLNITQHGSDLQVSFDHAPHSFGFRLFSLHYKLKHEGPFKRKTCKQEQNVEITSCLLQNVSPGDYIIELVDDTNTTRKVMHYAFKPVHSPWAGPIRAVAITVPLVVISAFATLFTVMCRKKQQENIYSHLDEESSETSTYTAALPRERLQPRPKVFLCYSSKDGQNHMNVVQCFAYFLQDFCGCEVALDLWEDLSLCREGQRAWVFQKIHEAQFIIVVCSKGMKYFVDKKNYKHKGSGSGKGELFLVAVAAIAEKLRQAKQGSSGALSKFITVYFDYSCEGDVPGVLDLSTKYKLMDNLPQLCSHLHSCDPGLQEPAQHPGSSSNRRNYFRSKAGRSLYVAICNMHQFIDEEPDWFEKQFVPFHPHPLRYREPVLEKFDSGLVLNDVMGKSGPENDFCLKAEVTALGIPGRVDSHPEIQPGNPDEDMEAQSTVMDSGSALPPLFHLGKAGSPSDMPRDSGIYDSSVPSSELSLPLMEGLSVDQTETSSLTESMSSSSGLGEEEPPVLPSKLFASGVCKAELGCHVYTDDLHTVAPL; from the exons GGAGTGGGGCCGGCCAGCCGGAGCAGTGGGCTGCACAACCTCACCTTCAGATACGACA ACTGTACCACCTACTTGAATCCAGTGGGGAAGCACGTGATTGCCGATGCACAGAACATCACCATCAGCCAGTATGCTTGCCACGATCAAGTGGCAGTCACCATTCTTTGGTCCCCAGGGGCCTTCG GCATCGAATTCCTCAAAGGATTTCGGGTGATCCTGGAGGAGCTGAAGTCAGAGGGACGGCAGTGCCAGCAGCTCATCCTCAAGGACCCCAAGCAGCTCAACAGTAGCTTCAGGAGAATG GGAATGGAATCTCAGCCTTTCCTGAACATGAAATTCGAAACGGATTACTTTGTCAAGATTGTCCCTTTCCCTTCCactaaaaatgaaagcaattacCACCCTTTCTTCTTCCGAACCCGAG CCTGTGACCTGTTGCTCCAGCCGGACAACCTGGCCTGCAAACCCT TCTGGAAGCCTCGGAACCTGAACATTACCCAGCATGGCTCCGACCTGCAGGTGTCCTTCGACCATGCGCCACACAGCTTTGGCTTCCGCTTATTCTCTCTTCATTACAAGCTCAAGCACGAAGGACCCTTCAAGCGAAAGACCTGTAAGCAG GAGCAGAATGTGGAGATAACCAGCTGCCTCCTTCAGAATGTTTCTCCGGGGGATTATATCATTGAG CTGGTAGATGACACTAACACGACAAGAAAAGTGATGCATTATGCCTTCAAGCCAG TGCATTCCCCGTGGGCAGGGCCCATCAGGGCTGTGGCCATCACCGTGCCGCTGGTCGTCATTTCGGCGTTTGCAACCCTTTTCACTGTGATGTGCCGCAAGAAGCAGCAAG AAAACATATATTCACATTTGGACGAGGAGAGCTCTGAGACCTCCACGTACACGGCGGCTCTCCCCAGGGAGCGGCTACAGCCACGGCCCAAGGTCTTCCTGTGCTATTCCAGCAAAGATGGCCAGAATCACATGAACGTCGTCCAGTGCTTCGCCTACTTCCTCCAGGACTTCTGCGGCTGTGAG GTGGCTCTGGACCTGTGGGAAGATTTGAGTCTCTGTAGAGAGGGGCAGCGGGCGTGGGTCTTCCAGAAGATCCATGAGGCCCAGTTCATTATCGTGGTGTGCTCCAAAGGCATGAAGTACTTTGTGGACAAGAAGAACTACAAGCACAAAGGCAGTGGCTCGGGGAAGGGGGAACTCTTCCTAGTGGCTGTGGCTGCCATCGCGGAGAAGCTCCGCCAGGCCAAGCAGGGCTCCTCTGGGGCACTCAGCAAGTTCATTACCGTTTACTTTGACTATTCCTGTGAAGGAGATGTCCCCGGTGTCCTGGACCTGAGTACCAAGTACAAACTCATGGACAATCTCCCTCAGCTCTGTTCGCACCTGCACTCCTGTGACCCTGGCTTGCAGGAGCCGGCGCAGCATCCGGGATCCAGCAGCAACAGGCGGAACTACTTTCGGAGCAAGGCCGGCCGCTCCCTGTATGTCGCCATTTGCAACATGCATCAGTTTATCGACGAGGAGCCCGACTGGTTTGAGAAGCAGTTCGTCCCCttccatccacacccactgcgCTACCGGGAGCCAGTCTTGGAAAAGTTTGACTCGGGCTTGGTCTTAAACGATGTCATGGGTAAATCAGGGCCCGAGAACGACTTCTGCCTCAAGGCCGAGGTCACTGCTCTTGGAATCCCTGGGCGGGTCGACTCACATCCGGAGATCCAGCCGGGAAACCCAGACGAAGACATGGAGGCCCAGTCCACCGTCATGGACAGTGGCTCTGCCCTGCCACCCCTGTTTCACTTGGGGAAAGCCGGCAGCCCTTCAGACATGCCACGGGACTCGGGCATCTATGATTCGTCTGTGCCCTCGTCGGAGCTTTCCCTGCCGCTGATGGAAGGACTCTCAGTTGATCAGACAGAAACGTCTTCGTTGACTGAGAGCATGTCGTCGTCCTCAGGTTTGG gtGAGGAAGAGCCTCCCGTCCTCCCTTCCAAGCTCTTCGCCTCTGGGGTGTGCAAAGCAGAGCTTGGCTGCCATGTCTACACTGATGACCTCCACACGGTTGCCCCTTTGTAA